TCTCGCGACGCCAGGCGGCCAGGTAGGCCGGCACCGAGACGTACCCGCCGAAGCCGACGACCACGTCGGCCTGTACCTCGTCGATCACCTTGCCCGCGGCGCGCGCCGCGGTCCACATCCGGCCCGGGGTACGGACCAGGTTCATGTTGACCGACCGGGGCAGTTGGTACGCCGGGATCTGCCGCAGGTCGTAGCCCTGCGGCGGGATCAGGTCGTTCTCCATGCCCCGTGGTGTGCCGAGGCAGGTGATCCGGACGCCCGGGTCGTGTCGGCGCAGGCAGTCGGCGAAGGCGAGCAGCGGGTAGACGTGCCCCCCGGTGCCACCTCCCGCGAGCACCACCGAACGCAGCGGACCCATCAGCGTCTCCTTTCGCTCGCCGTACCCCCGCGGTTGCGGTCCTGGCGGACCCCGCGCGGCGCGGCCTGGTCGTCATGGCGCCGCTCGCGGGACCGGGGTACGGACCCTCGGCCAGCGGGCGGCGTCGCCGGTCGGCGACGCCGGCCGGGAAGCGGCGGCAACGGGGCCCAGAGTAGTCGGACCCACCGGGCCGGCGGACGGGCATGCAGTGCTCGGGCCGCATCAGGTTCGGCGCGGGCGAAGGACGCCAGCATGCCGATGCCCGCCAACGTCACCACCAGGGCACTTCCGCCGTCGGAGATGAACGGCAGCGGCAGACCGGTGATCGGCAGCAGCCCGACCACCCCACCGATGTTGATCACGGCCTGGCTGACCAGCCAGGTGGTCACTGCGGTGGCGGCGAGCCGGCGGAACGGGTCGTCGACCCGGCGGGCGATCCGGAACCCGGTGTACGCGAGGACCGCGAACAGGCTCAGCACCACGACGCACCCGATCACGCCCAACTCCTCGGCGATGATCGCGAAGATGAAGTCGTTGTGCGCCTCGGGCAGCCAGTCCCACTTCAGGCTGCCCTTGCCCAGCCCGACACCGAACCAGCCGCCGTGCTCGATGGCCAGTCGACCCTGGTAGAACTGGAGACAGCCGTCGAGCTTGCAGGTCTCCGGGTCGGGCGGGTTGAAGAACATGGCCAGCCGGGCGAAGCGGTAGTTGTCCTCGCCCCGCTCGCCGGAGCCGGCGCCCAGCGATGCCACCGCGACGAGCAAGCCGACGCCGAGCAGGCCGACCACGGTCAGCGCGCCGAAGACCCGCATGCGGACGCCGGCGGCCCAGAGCAGACCCACCACCAGGGCGAGCAGGCAGAGCATCGTGCCCGTGTCGTTGTAGCCGACCAGGACGAAGAGCAGGCCCATCACCGGGAAGAGCGGGGTGGCCAGCTCCCGCCACCAGCCCAGCGCGGCCCCCTTGCGGGCGATCAGGTGCGCACCCCACAACACCAGCGCGAACTTGGCCAGCTCGGAGGGCTGCACCTGGATCCCGCCGACGAAGAGCCAGTTCAGTCGCGCCTCGACCGGCCCGAACCCGGCCGACTTCTGCTTGGTGAGCCGGGCGTAGGCGACCAGCAGGTTGAGCACCAGCAGCAGCCCGATCGAGGTGAACAGCAGCGGTCGGCCCAGCGAGCGGTACGTGCTGGCGGGCAGGCGCTGGCAGACCCAGAACGCCCCGATGCCGATCACCGCGAAGATCGCCTGCTTGGTCACCGAGGCCGAGGCGTTGCCGTCCTCGGCGTAGTCCTTCACGCTGGTCGCCGAGAAGACCATGGTCAGCCCGATCAGCAGCAGCAGGCCGGCGCTGGACAGCAGCAGGTAGTAGGAGGCCAGCGGTCGTGCCAGCAGACCGCGCAGGGCTGCAAGCCCACCGGCCCCGTCCAACCCGCGCGGTGGTACGGGTGGTGGCGGGTCCGCTGCCCGCGGTGCCGCACCCGGTTCCGGGCCGCGCGCGTCGTCGGGCGGCGCGCCCGCCGCAGCGGTACGCGTCGCGCCCGGTGACCGTCGCGGCCGACCGGCTGTCCTGTCGTCGGTGCCTGAGTCCTCCCCCACCCCGACATCATCACCGCTGGACGCGCCGGGCACGCCCACAACGACGCACCGGGCGTGTCGAACTCCCGCGCCGGCCTTGAAAGCACCAACCGCCCGGACGGAACCCGCGCGGGGCGGGCCGTCCGGGCGGCCGGGGAGTGCGGGGATCGCGAGGGCCGATCAGGTCATGTTGGCGAGGAACTCGCTGTAGAACAGGCCCAGGGCGATGGCCACGCCGATGCCCGCGATGATCCAGAAGCGCACCACGATGTTGACCTCACTCCAGCCGGCCAACTCGAAGTGGTGCTGCAGGGGCGACATCCGGAACACCCGTTTACCGGTGGTCTTGAAGGAGATGATCTGGATCACCACGGACATCGTGATGATCACGAAGAGCCCACCGATGATCGGCAGCAGCAGGATGGTGCGGGTGGACATCGCCATGCCGGCGATCAGACCGCCCAGCCCCAGCGCCCCGGTGTCGCCCATGAAGATCCGTGCCGGGGACGTGTTCCACCAGAGGAAGCCCACACAGGCCCCGGCCGCCGCCCCGGCTATCAGCGCGATCTCCAACGGGTCGCGGACCTCGTAGCAGTACGGCTGGGTGTAGTTCGGGTCCGCGCACCAGTGCCGGTACTGCCAGAACGCGATCAACGCGTACGCGGCGAGCACCATCACCGAGGCGCCGGTGGCCAGACCGTCGAGGCCGTCGGTGAGGTTGACGCCGTTCGTCGCGCCCATCACCACGAAGATGAAGATGATCACCGCGCCGACCTTGCTGACCTCCAGGGCGTCGATGTCCCGGATGAAGCTCAGCGTGGTGCTGCCCACCGTCTCGGTGTTGGTCGCCAGGCCCGAACCGTCGGTCATCGTGCTCGGGAACCACAGCGCGATCACCCCGAAGACCGCGCCGACCAGGATCTGGCCGAGCAGCTTGCCGCGCTTGTTCAGCCCGGCGCTGTTGCGCTTGCGCACCTTGAGGAAGTCGTCGAGGAAACCCACAGCGCCGGAGAAGACCATCAGCCCCAGCAGCACCAGCGCCGTGATGGTCGGCTCCACCTGGGCGATCTGCTGGTCCGGCAGGCTGGTCAGGGCCAGGTGCCCGGCCACGTACGCGATCACCGTGGCCAGGATGAAGACCACGCCGCCCATCGTGGGCGTGCCCTTCTTGCCTTGGTGCATGGCCGGGCCGTCGGACCGGATCGGCTGACCGGCCTTGAGCCGGGTGAACAACTTGATCGCGATCGGGGTGCCGAACAGCGAGACGAGGAAGGCGACCCCGACGGCGACGATGACGGCCCTCATCGGGTTGGCTCCCCACCGGCGTCGGCGCGCAGGGCGTCGGCCACCTCCCAGGTCCGATACCGGGAACCCTTGACCAGGACGACATCACCCGGTCGTAGCTCGCCCCGCAGCACCTCGACGGCCGCCGCCTGATCGGTGAGCAGCACCGACTCTCCTCCCCAGTTCGCTACCGCTGTCGCGCCTTCGTGGATCGGCGCTGCCGGCTCACCCACCACGAGCAGCCGGTCGACGCCCAGCTCGGCCACGAGTTGGCCGACCTCGGCGTGGCCGTCGCGCTCGAACGGGCCCAGCTCGGCCATGTAACCGAGCACCGCGACGGTACGCCGCCCCTGGCCGATACTGGCCAGCGCCCGTACCGCCACCGCCATCGAGGCCGGGTTGGCGTTGTACGAGTCGTCGATGACGGTCACCCCGTCGGGGCGGTCGAAGACGTCCATCCGACGGGTCGAGACCAGCCCCAGCTCGCCGAGGGCCGTGGCCAGCTCGGCCAGCGGCATGCCCAGCTCCCGGGCGACCGCCGCCGCGGCGAGCGTGTTGCCGACCTGGTGACGGCCGGTCAGCCCGAGCCGCACCGACGCGCGGCCCTCCGGGGTGACCAACGTGTACGACGGGTGCCCCCGCTCGTCCAGCGTGACGTCCTCGGCGCGCACGTCGGCGTCCGGCGCCTCGCCGTAGCGGACCACCCGGGCCCCGGTGCGACCCGCCATCGCGTCCACCCGCGGGTCGTCGGCGTTCAGCACCGCCAGCCCGTCCGCCGGCAGAGCCTCGACCAGCTCTCCCTTGGCCTGGGCGATGGCGTCCTGCGAGCCGAACTCGCCGATGTGCGACGTGCCGACGTTGAGCACCACGGAGATCCGGGGCGGCACCAGCTCACACAGGTACCGCACGTGCCCGATCCCCCGCGCGCCCTTCTCCATCACCAGGTAGCGGGTGTCCGGCCCGGCCTGCAACGCGGTGTACGGGTGACCCAGCTCGTTGTTGAACGAACCGGGCGGCGCCACGGTGGCCCCGAGCCGGGCGGTGAGCTGACCGATCAGGTCCTTCGTGGTGGTCTTGCCGGAGGAGCCGGTCACCCCGATCACGGTCAGCTCCGGCAGCCGGTCCACCGCGGCACGGGCCAGCCGGCCCATCGCGGTCAGGGCGTCGTCCACCAGCACCATCGGCACCCCGGGCACCGCACGGCTGCCGAGCACCGCCACCGCGCCGGCCTGGATCGCCGTCGCCGCGTAGTCGTGCCCGTCGACCTTCTCACCGGGGAAGGCCACGAAGAGCGAACCGGGCCCCACCTTGCGGGAGTCGAACTCCACCGAACCGGTCACTGTGGCGGCGGGATCGGCGGCCTCCAGCCGCCCGTCGACCGCCGCGGCCACCTCGGCCAGGCTCAGCGTGATCACCGCTGGACCGCCAGGTCCCCGAAGCGGGCCCGCAGCGCGTCGGCCAGCTCGATGCTGTCGTCGAACGGAAACACCTCGCCCGCCACCTCCTGGCCGCGCTCGTGCCCCTTGCCGAGCAGCGCGATGACGTCGCCCGGCTCGGACAGCCGAACCGCCTCGTCGATCGCGGCGCGGCGGCCGGCCACCTCGATGATCCGGGCGGCCGTTCCAGCCCGGTACGCGCCCGCGAGCACCTCGGCGCGGATCTCCGCCGGGTCCTCGGTACGCGGGTTGTCGTCCGTCACCAGCACCAGGTCGGCTCCCTCCGCCGCAGCCGCGCCCATCACCGGCCGCTTGCCCCGGTCCCGGTCACCGCCGGCGCCGATCACACAGATCAGGCGTCCGGCGCTCAACTCGCGCAGCGCGGCCAGCGCCGCCACGATCGCGTCCGACTTGTGCGCGTAGTCGACAACGCCGCGCACCGGCGCGGCGACGTCGACCAGCTCCAGCCGGCCCGGCACGCCACGGCAGGCGGCCACCCCGGCCGCAGCGGTCGTCGGGTCCACCCCGGCACCGACCAGCGCGGCGATGGCCAGCAGCGCGTTCGCCACGTTGTGCCGGCCAGGCAGTGCCACCCCGGCGTCCAGGACCACGCCGTCCGGGCCGTGCGCGGTGAACCGCTGCGCGTACCCCTCGCCGCCCACGCCGTCGGCCCACCAGCTCGCGCCCTGGTCGCCGGCCGCCGAGTAGGTGACGGTGGCCGGCTTGTACAGCGGCTTCAGCGCCGGGTCGTCGTGGTTGAGCACCTCGACCGCGCACCGCCCGTCGAAGAGCTGGGCCTTGGCGGCGAAGTAGTCGTCGCTGTCGGCGTGGAAGTCCAGGTGGTCGGAGCCGAAGTTGGTATAGCCGCCGACGGCGAACCGGACGCCGCCCACGCGACCCATGGCCAGCGCGTGGCTGGAGACCTCCATGACCACCGCGGTGACCCCCCGCTCGCGCGCGGTGGCCAGCATGGCGTGCAGGTCGGTCGCCTCCGGAGTGGTGCGCACACTGTCGATCACCAGATCACCGAGCCGCGTCTCGACCGTGCCGATCAACCCGGTGGTGTGGCCGGCCGCCCGCAGCCCCGACTCGATCAGGTACGCGGTGGAGGTCTTCCCGGCGGTGCCGGTCACCCCGATCACGGTGAGACCGGCGGTCGGGTCGCCGTACACAGCCGAGGCCAGCTCGCCGAGCACGGCACGCGGGTCGGGCACCACCAGGACGGGCAGCCCGCTGCCCGCGGCCAGCTCCGCACCCGCCGCGTCGGTCAGCAGTGCCACGGCACCCGCCTCGGCGGCGCCGGCGGCGAACTCCGCGCCGTGCCGGCGAGCGCCGGGCAACGCCGCGTACAGGTCGCCGGGATGGACCTCCTGGCTGGCGTGGGTGGCCCCGGTGACGACCACCTCGGCGGCGTCCGCCGGAAGGTCGACGGCGAGTCGGACGGCGAGATCGCCGAGCCGGACTCCGGTCACGGTACGTGGACGTGGATTGCCGGGCACGGCGTCAGACCCTACCCCGTCGTCCGGTTCCGGCCGCACAGCCGCCCCGGTGGTTCGTCGGCACTCACCGATGATGTCCCGCCATTGCTGCTCAGCGCGGATAGACCACGAACTTGGGTGCGGAACCACCGGTTGACGGTGGTACGCGGTAGTGACGCAGCGTGAACTGCATCATGTCGCGGAACGCCGGGCCGGCGATCGCCGCGCCCCCGAAGTTGGGCGCGTACACGAAGACCGCGATCACGTACCGGGGGTTCTCGGCGGGTGCCATGCCGATGAAGGAGGACACCTCGCCGGGCTGCTTCTTGCCGTCCACGTACCGCCAGCCGGTGCCGGTCTTGCCGGCGACCCGGTAGCCGGGGACCGCGGCGGTGAGCCCGGTGGCATGGTCGACGGTGGTGACCGCCTCCAACATCTCGCGCAGGTCCGCCGCGTTCTGCGGGCTGAGCACCGATCGGGTCGCCGGAGCGGGCGCGGGAGTGCGCTTGCCGTCCGGACCGATGATCTCCTTGATCAGATGTGGCTGCACGTACGTGCCGTTGTTGGCGATGGCGGCGTACGCGGCGGCCATCTGCAACGGCGTGGCGTCGACGCTGTGCCCGATCGGCACCGACCCCTCCGACGAGTCGCTCCACTCGTCGGCCGGCAGCAGACGTCCGCTGGCCTCCCCCGGCATTCCCTCGCCGGTGGGCTTACCCAGCCCGAACCGCTTCTGGTAGTCGATCAACCGGTCCTTGCCGAGCTGGCCGGCGATCGTGATGGTGCCGACGTTCGACGAGTAGGCGAGCATCCCCGGCACGCTCATCTTCTTGCCGTCGGCGGGATGGGTGTCGGAGAACCAGGTGTCACCCTTCTTGATGCTGTTGGCGATGGGCAACGCCGTGTCCCGCGTGATCACACCCTCCTGCAACGCCGCGCCGAAGGTGATCGCCTTGTGGATCGAGCCGGGGTCGACGACGAAGCTGGTCGCCGCGTCCTCCCGGGCGACCGGGTCGCTCGGGAACGGCTTCGCCGCGCTGTAGGTGGGATTGCTGGCCTGGGCCAGCACCGCACCGGAGGGGATCTCGATGATCACTGCGACGCCGGTGCCGCCGCGCTGCTGGGCCATGCCCGCGCTGAGGATCTGCTGCGTACGGAACTGCA
This portion of the Micromonospora zamorensis genome encodes:
- a CDS encoding UDP-N-acetylmuramoyl-tripeptide--D-alanyl-D-alanine ligase; amino-acid sequence: MITLSLAEVAAAVDGRLEAADPAATVTGSVEFDSRKVGPGSLFVAFPGEKVDGHDYAATAIQAGAVAVLGSRAVPGVPMVLVDDALTAMGRLARAAVDRLPELTVIGVTGSSGKTTTKDLIGQLTARLGATVAPPGSFNNELGHPYTALQAGPDTRYLVMEKGARGIGHVRYLCELVPPRISVVLNVGTSHIGEFGSQDAIAQAKGELVEALPADGLAVLNADDPRVDAMAGRTGARVVRYGEAPDADVRAEDVTLDERGHPSYTLVTPEGRASVRLGLTGRHQVGNTLAAAAVARELGMPLAELATALGELGLVSTRRMDVFDRPDGVTVIDDSYNANPASMAVAVRALASIGQGRRTVAVLGYMAELGPFERDGHAEVGQLVAELGVDRLLVVGEPAAPIHEGATAVANWGGESVLLTDQAAAVEVLRGELRPGDVVLVKGSRYRTWEVADALRADAGGEPTR
- a CDS encoding UDP-N-acetylmuramoyl-L-alanyl-D-glutamate--2,6-diaminopimelate ligase, translating into MRPEPDDGVGSDAVPGNPRPRTVTGVRLGDLAVRLAVDLPADAAEVVVTGATHASQEVHPGDLYAALPGARRHGAEFAAGAAEAGAVALLTDAAGAELAAGSGLPVLVVPDPRAVLGELASAVYGDPTAGLTVIGVTGTAGKTSTAYLIESGLRAAGHTTGLIGTVETRLGDLVIDSVRTTPEATDLHAMLATARERGVTAVVMEVSSHALAMGRVGGVRFAVGGYTNFGSDHLDFHADSDDYFAAKAQLFDGRCAVEVLNHDDPALKPLYKPATVTYSAAGDQGASWWADGVGGEGYAQRFTAHGPDGVVLDAGVALPGRHNVANALLAIAALVGAGVDPTTAAAGVAACRGVPGRLELVDVAAPVRGVVDYAHKSDAIVAALAALRELSAGRLICVIGAGGDRDRGKRPVMGAAAAEGADLVLVTDDNPRTEDPAEIRAEVLAGAYRAGTAARIIEVAGRRAAIDEAVRLSEPGDVIALLGKGHERGQEVAGEVFPFDDSIELADALRARFGDLAVQR
- a CDS encoding FtsW/RodA/SpoVE family cell cycle protein — protein: MDGAGGLAALRGLLARPLASYYLLLSSAGLLLLIGLTMVFSATSVKDYAEDGNASASVTKQAIFAVIGIGAFWVCQRLPASTYRSLGRPLLFTSIGLLLVLNLLVAYARLTKQKSAGFGPVEARLNWLFVGGIQVQPSELAKFALVLWGAHLIARKGAALGWWRELATPLFPVMGLLFVLVGYNDTGTMLCLLALVVGLLWAAGVRMRVFGALTVVGLLGVGLLVAVASLGAGSGERGEDNYRFARLAMFFNPPDPETCKLDGCLQFYQGRLAIEHGGWFGVGLGKGSLKWDWLPEAHNDFIFAIIAEELGVIGCVVVLSLFAVLAYTGFRIARRVDDPFRRLAATAVTTWLVSQAVINIGGVVGLLPITGLPLPFISDGGSALVVTLAGIGMLASFARAEPDAARALHARPPARWVRLLWAPLPPLPGRRRRPATPPAGRGSVPRSRERRHDDQAAPRGVRQDRNRGGTASERRR
- the mraY gene encoding phospho-N-acetylmuramoyl-pentapeptide-transferase, with protein sequence MRAVIVAVGVAFLVSLFGTPIAIKLFTRLKAGQPIRSDGPAMHQGKKGTPTMGGVVFILATVIAYVAGHLALTSLPDQQIAQVEPTITALVLLGLMVFSGAVGFLDDFLKVRKRNSAGLNKRGKLLGQILVGAVFGVIALWFPSTMTDGSGLATNTETVGSTTLSFIRDIDALEVSKVGAVIIFIFVVMGATNGVNLTDGLDGLATGASVMVLAAYALIAFWQYRHWCADPNYTQPYCYEVRDPLEIALIAGAAAGACVGFLWWNTSPARIFMGDTGALGLGGLIAGMAMSTRTILLLPIIGGLFVIITMSVVIQIISFKTTGKRVFRMSPLQHHFELAGWSEVNIVVRFWIIAGIGVAIALGLFYSEFLANMT